A section of the Streptococcus oriscaviae genome encodes:
- a CDS encoding TetR/AcrR family transcriptional regulator, whose amino-acid sequence MKKELKTKLTQERIIEAALIEFAQKGYKAFGINELCKNHKISKGILYHNFSGKTELYLACVRESFQKAVSIIRGESGDIPSLVEYMERRNRFSKDFPHHSHVFFEAWLTAPAEIADEVAQEKAVFEDLNRQVSEKLLADSTLKDHISQEQALNYLTFIQQLFRSYYLAASGSQGTSSLASQYENDLQKVLHLMIYGILKDEK is encoded by the coding sequence ATGAAAAAAGAGTTGAAGACCAAGTTAACTCAGGAGCGCATCATTGAAGCGGCCCTAATCGAGTTTGCTCAAAAGGGCTATAAGGCCTTCGGCATCAATGAACTCTGCAAGAATCACAAGATTTCAAAGGGGATTCTTTACCATAACTTTTCTGGCAAGACGGAGCTCTATCTGGCCTGCGTCCGAGAGAGCTTTCAGAAGGCTGTGTCCATCATCCGTGGGGAGTCAGGTGACATTCCCAGTTTGGTGGAGTATATGGAACGGCGGAATCGCTTTTCTAAGGATTTTCCTCACCACAGCCATGTCTTCTTTGAAGCATGGCTGACAGCTCCGGCAGAAATTGCAGATGAAGTGGCACAAGAAAAGGCTGTTTTTGAGGACTTGAATCGCCAGGTTTCAGAAAAATTACTAGCTGATTCAACCCTTAAGGACCATATCAGCCAAGAACAGGCCCTAAACTATCTGACCTTTATCCAACAGCTCTTTCGGAGTTATTATCTGGCAGCCAGCGGGTCTCAAGGAACCAGTAGTCTGGCCAGCCAATATGAGAATGACCTCCAAAAGGTCCTTCATCTCATGATTTATGGCATTTTAAAGGATGAAAAGTGA
- a CDS encoding glycosyl hydrolase family 8, producing MKSRKLQFLIFGMILTALVALFFYVRQSIQTDITDRLYQQWTTHYIQKNKKEAYVKTKVSSGETVVLSEAQGYAMYIAVLAAEKGEDTQEDFHKLYNYYMNHRTNKTQLMSWRQTIKNGQVSDEKNNATDGDIYIAYALIKAAKLWKQHAPEYQKQATAILQDILTYNYNSKANFLTAGNWASKDSDYYWLMRTSDTLPEQFETFYDFTKDEQWLSIKASMLEKLETISAQHSTGLIPDFIWVSEKGDARAAEANAVASAHDGDYYYNACRLPYVLAQSQDKHSQKILNKMMDFFMEQKSIYAGYRLDGKPLDQHQPSSFGAPIFYAASKNDAYDKLLQQNKYIFLQDLPSDSYYEAVIVTMIALETLS from the coding sequence ATGAAAAGTAGAAAACTACAATTTTTGATTTTCGGAATGATTCTAACGGCTCTCGTTGCTCTTTTCTTCTATGTCCGTCAGTCTATCCAAACAGACATAACAGACCGACTCTATCAGCAGTGGACTACCCACTACATCCAAAAGAACAAAAAGGAAGCCTATGTTAAGACCAAGGTGTCTTCCGGAGAAACTGTCGTCCTCTCAGAAGCACAGGGCTATGCCATGTATATTGCTGTTTTAGCAGCAGAAAAAGGAGAAGATACGCAAGAGGATTTCCACAAACTCTACAACTACTATATGAATCACCGGACAAACAAAACCCAGCTCATGTCTTGGCGCCAAACCATCAAAAATGGACAGGTTTCTGACGAGAAAAATAATGCGACTGACGGGGACATCTATATCGCATACGCTCTGATTAAGGCAGCAAAGTTGTGGAAACAGCACGCCCCCGAATATCAAAAACAGGCGACCGCCATTTTACAGGACATCCTTACATACAATTACAACAGCAAAGCTAATTTCCTGACTGCTGGAAACTGGGCCAGCAAAGATTCTGACTACTACTGGCTGATGAGAACATCTGATACCCTGCCAGAACAGTTTGAAACCTTTTACGACTTTACGAAGGACGAACAGTGGCTGTCTATCAAGGCCTCCATGCTGGAAAAGCTGGAAACCATCAGTGCCCAACATAGCACGGGCCTGATCCCGGATTTTATTTGGGTTAGTGAGAAGGGGGATGCTAGAGCAGCTGAGGCCAATGCCGTAGCTTCGGCCCACGATGGTGATTATTATTACAACGCCTGCCGGCTTCCTTACGTCTTGGCTCAAAGTCAGGACAAACATAGCCAGAAAATCTTAAATAAGATGATGGACTTTTTCATGGAACAAAAAAGTATCTACGCCGGATACCGTCTTGATGGAAAACCTCTAGACCAACACCAACCATCCAGTTTTGGTGCACCGATTTTTTATGCAGCGAGCAAGAATGACGCCTACGATAAGCTCTTGCAGCAAAATAAATATATTTTCCTGCAAGACTTGCCATCCGATAGCTACTACGAAGCTGTCATCGTTACCATGATTGCACTAGAAACACTCTCATAA
- a CDS encoding DNA alkylation repair protein, which yields MAKKLKDYYDEAFLDDLIGKIASAYPDFDKVVFKKTVMGQLESLDFSPRQILIAEALKAHIPLSYRESLGIFEQILGPELETSVGMFTEGYWLWPIGKYVELYGLDDFEASTAFLKELTKRHTGEFGMRQLLLRYPEKTVALVKIWCQDEDNKVRRLACECLRIALPWAKKTTIALDYFEDYVWILTSLKDDEDKSIQKSVANNLNDLSKVDMDKFKDIIDSWTKNKVVSPACQWIIRHGSRSIRKKQSQA from the coding sequence ATGGCTAAAAAATTAAAAGATTATTATGATGAGGCCTTTTTGGATGACTTGATTGGGAAAATTGCCTCAGCCTATCCAGACTTTGATAAGGTAGTCTTTAAAAAGACGGTCATGGGTCAGCTGGAAAGTCTGGACTTCAGTCCTAGGCAGATCTTGATTGCGGAGGCACTTAAGGCTCATATTCCTCTGTCCTATCGGGAAAGTTTGGGCATTTTTGAGCAGATTTTAGGTCCAGAGTTGGAGACCAGTGTCGGCATGTTTACGGAAGGTTACTGGCTTTGGCCCATTGGTAAATATGTGGAACTTTACGGGCTGGATGATTTTGAAGCCAGCACGGCCTTTCTCAAGGAACTGACCAAGCGGCATACAGGTGAATTTGGGATGAGGCAGCTCCTGCTGCGCTATCCTGAAAAAACGGTGGCCCTAGTCAAGATTTGGTGTCAAGATGAGGACAATAAGGTGAGGCGTTTGGCCTGCGAGTGCCTGAGAATTGCCCTGCCTTGGGCAAAAAAGACGACCATTGCACTGGACTATTTTGAAGATTATGTCTGGATTCTGACCAGCCTCAAGGATGATGAGGACAAATCCATCCAAAAAAGTGTCGCCAACAATCTCAATGACCTGTCAAAAGTAGACATGGACAAATTCAAGGATATTATTGATTCCTGGACAAAAAACAAGGTCGTCAGTCCAGCCTGCCAGTGGATTATCAGGCATGGGTCCAGAAGCATTCGAAAAAAGCAGAGCCAGGCATAA
- the cls gene encoding cardiolipin synthase has protein sequence MEKLKNILFNKVTIGAILLFVQLAWLLLFFYQLSSYSTVITAILGLVSVLMMLAIVSSKDNPVYKIGWLILIGLMPMFGTFLYLISANKQPAKKLRKAIQESEARIEQQLEQINYPQQILPIADEVKGISDYIASQGTYARHGNTDVAYFKLGEDMYASMLKDMEQAQSFIFFEYFIVGQGQMWDGMKEILIRKAQEGLDVRVMYDDLGSLMVLPKGFKSELESQGVKVVTFNPMVPYLALGMNNRDHRKILVIDGNVAYNGGINIADEYINVDSKLGHWKDTGLRLEGDGVANLTLMFLSVWDACCKEQTDIAAYLPRKSVRAKGYVQPFSDSPLDEELISENLYMDILWNAKDYVYIFTPYLIIDHEMTLALTMAAKRGVDVRIVVPKIPDKKAVYTLTESYFRPLLEAGVRLYRYTPGFIHAKSYLADDKVGVVGTINMDYRSLYLHFECGTLLYEVETLKDLKQDYLETFAVSEEVHLKELGEGLLKRTSQAVLRVLSPLF, from the coding sequence ATGGAGAAGCTGAAAAATATCCTCTTTAACAAGGTCACCATCGGGGCCATCCTGCTCTTTGTACAGCTAGCCTGGCTCCTGCTCTTTTTCTACCAATTAAGCAGCTATTCCACGGTGATTACAGCTATTTTGGGGCTTGTCAGTGTCCTGATGATGTTGGCTATTGTCAGCTCCAAGGATAATCCGGTCTACAAGATTGGCTGGCTCATCCTGATTGGCCTCATGCCCATGTTTGGAACCTTTCTTTACTTAATCTCTGCCAACAAGCAGCCAGCTAAGAAGCTGAGAAAGGCCATTCAAGAATCGGAAGCCCGCATTGAGCAGCAGCTAGAGCAAATCAACTACCCGCAACAAATCCTCCCCATCGCAGATGAGGTCAAGGGGATTTCGGACTATATTGCCAGTCAGGGGACCTATGCCCGCCATGGCAATACAGATGTGGCCTATTTCAAACTGGGTGAAGACATGTATGCTTCCATGCTCAAGGATATGGAGCAGGCCCAGTCCTTCATCTTCTTTGAATACTTCATTGTCGGCCAAGGCCAAATGTGGGATGGGATGAAGGAAATTCTGATCCGCAAGGCTCAGGAAGGTCTGGATGTCCGTGTCATGTATGACGATTTAGGTTCATTGATGGTCTTGCCAAAGGGATTCAAGTCCGAGCTGGAAAGTCAGGGCGTCAAGGTGGTAACCTTTAACCCGATGGTCCCTTATCTAGCTCTGGGAATGAACAATCGCGACCATCGCAAGATCTTAGTCATTGATGGAAATGTGGCTTACAACGGTGGCATCAATATCGCGGATGAATACATCAATGTGGACAGCAAATTAGGCCACTGGAAGGATACTGGTCTGCGCTTGGAGGGGGATGGGGTTGCCAATCTGACCCTCATGTTCCTCTCGGTTTGGGATGCCTGCTGTAAGGAACAGACCGATATTGCGGCTTATCTGCCTAGGAAGTCCGTAAGGGCCAAGGGTTATGTCCAGCCATTCTCCGATTCGCCTCTGGATGAGGAGCTGATTTCTGAGAACCTTTATATGGATATTCTCTGGAATGCCAAGGACTATGTTTACATCTTTACCCCTTATCTGATTATCGACCATGAGATGACACTGGCTTTGACCATGGCGGCCAAAAGAGGGGTAGATGTCCGCATCGTAGTGCCGAAGATTCCAGATAAAAAGGCTGTCTACACCCTGACCGAATCCTATTTCCGTCCGCTTCTGGAAGCAGGCGTTCGCTTGTATCGCTATACGCCAGGCTTTATCCATGCCAAGAGCTATCTGGCAGATGATAAGGTTGGCGTCGTTGGGACCATCAACATGGACTACCGCAGTCTCTACCTGCACTTTGAATGCGGCACCCTTCTCTACGAAGTGGAGACCCTCAAGGACTTGAAACAGGACTATCTCGAAACCTTTGCGGTCAGTGAAGAAGTGCATTTGAAGGAGCTGGGAGAAGGACTGCTGAAGCGGACAAGTCAGGCTGTCTTGAGAGTTTTGAGTCCGCTCTTTTAG
- a CDS encoding energy-coupling factor transporter transmembrane component T family protein: protein MKEIKTIGYHAGEGLIYELSAVSKLVFFLLVSISAMITYDTRLIVLIALFSLYLFKLSHIRMRDVSFVLVFTTIFALLNASMVYLFAPQYAVELYGAKTILWSGVGMYTVTSQQLFYLLNLLLKYFCTVPLAVVFLMTTHPSQFASSLHQIGVSYKIAYAVSLTMRYIPDIQEEFYTIRMSQEARGLELSKKGKLMDRIKGNLALVIPLIFSSLKRIDTISTAMELRRFGKNKTRTWYTYQPPSKRDYLVIGLALLVMVVTLGLFWVNGGRFYNPWK, encoded by the coding sequence ATGAAGGAGATAAAGACTATCGGCTATCATGCCGGTGAGGGCTTGATTTATGAATTATCAGCAGTCAGTAAGCTAGTCTTCTTTTTGCTAGTGTCCATCTCTGCTATGATTACCTATGATACTCGCCTGATTGTGTTGATTGCTCTTTTTTCCCTTTACTTATTCAAGCTATCCCATATCCGGATGCGGGATGTGTCCTTTGTTTTGGTCTTCACCACCATCTTTGCCCTTCTAAACGCCAGTATGGTCTATCTCTTTGCTCCACAATATGCTGTGGAATTATATGGAGCAAAAACCATCCTCTGGTCGGGTGTTGGGATGTATACTGTCACCAGTCAGCAGCTCTTTTATCTACTCAATCTGCTGTTGAAATACTTCTGTACAGTTCCTTTGGCGGTCGTCTTTTTGATGACGACCCATCCTAGCCAGTTTGCTTCCAGCCTTCATCAGATTGGTGTTTCCTACAAGATTGCCTATGCAGTCAGTTTGACCATGCGCTATATACCAGACATTCAAGAGGAATTTTATACCATTCGGATGTCGCAGGAAGCGCGTGGGCTGGAATTGTCGAAAAAAGGCAAGCTGATGGATCGCATCAAGGGCAATTTGGCCCTTGTCATCCCTTTGATTTTCAGTTCCCTCAAGCGGATCGACACTATCTCTACGGCCATGGAATTGCGGCGTTTCGGGAAAAATAAAACCCGTACTTGGTATACCTATCAGCCACCAAGTAAACGGGATTATCTGGTCATTGGCTTGGCCTTGCTCGTCATGGTAGTGACTCTTGGCCTTTTCTGGGTCAATGGCGGTCGTTTCTACAATCCTTGGAAATAA
- a CDS encoding chloride channel protein, translating into MKKQNVTILLSGFCLSSLIALVAFFFLMAEKFGSHLLWESWGQSVPFPNLYKGLMLLVGGLLVFALKRKWGSLPRTSHELMEELQEEQTVTYRHTWRSLVLALLILVLGAGVGPEAPLLGAVIAYSIWQADKLRYLEANRERLKQLPLKDKLVRLFHPSQYLLTYPASQKGTDKKKRLFFIVNGLIIFVLLMRMTEQPSFITKLGDSQWQIADLVLILPLMLYGFLFGKVYHWLMKKIKAVLKKYSLPLFGKVMLGAIAIFGIAVFAPSLLFSGQHAMHSVVEMGLELPVLVLFGLSLLKLVFLEICLETGWTGGDIFPITFASILQGFAVAQVLPGYDSLFVVLVVSLSLAVTLLQKEWLAGIFISLFFPIKLWPIALILIFILRWMGIKLKAGRVHGEA; encoded by the coding sequence ATGAAGAAACAAAATGTGACAATCCTGCTTTCTGGCTTCTGCTTGAGCAGTCTGATTGCCCTAGTTGCCTTTTTCTTTTTGATGGCTGAAAAATTTGGCAGCCATCTGCTCTGGGAAAGCTGGGGGCAGTCAGTGCCCTTTCCCAACCTCTATAAAGGTCTCATGCTCTTGGTTGGCGGCCTCCTAGTCTTTGCCCTCAAGCGAAAGTGGGGGAGTCTGCCTAGAACCAGCCATGAGCTGATGGAGGAGCTGCAAGAAGAGCAGACGGTCACCTACCGCCATACTTGGCGCAGCCTGGTCTTGGCCCTGCTCATCCTTGTCTTGGGAGCAGGAGTTGGGCCAGAGGCTCCCTTGCTGGGGGCGGTCATTGCCTATTCCATCTGGCAGGCTGATAAGCTCCGTTACCTAGAAGCTAATAGAGAGCGGCTGAAGCAACTGCCCCTCAAAGACAAGTTAGTCAGGCTTTTCCATCCCAGTCAATACCTGCTGACCTATCCAGCCAGCCAGAAGGGAACGGATAAGAAGAAGCGCTTGTTTTTCATTGTCAACGGCCTGATTATTTTTGTCCTGCTGATGCGGATGACAGAGCAGCCTTCCTTTATCACCAAACTGGGTGACAGCCAGTGGCAGATTGCGGACTTGGTTTTGATTTTGCCCCTCATGCTCTATGGCTTCCTCTTTGGTAAGGTCTACCATTGGCTGATGAAAAAGATAAAAGCTGTCTTGAAGAAGTATTCCTTGCCTCTCTTTGGTAAAGTCATGCTTGGTGCAATTGCCATCTTTGGAATTGCTGTTTTTGCGCCCAGCCTGCTCTTTTCTGGCCAGCATGCCATGCACTCAGTTGTGGAGATGGGCCTGGAGCTACCAGTCCTAGTTTTGTTTGGCCTGTCCCTCCTCAAACTTGTCTTCTTGGAAATCTGTCTGGAAACAGGATGGACAGGCGGAGATATTTTTCCCATCACCTTTGCCAGTATCCTGCAGGGCTTTGCAGTGGCCCAAGTGCTGCCAGGCTACGATTCACTCTTTGTTGTTCTGGTTGTCAGCCTTTCCTTGGCGGTCACCTTGCTGCAAAAGGAGTGGCTGGCAGGTATCTTTATCTCCCTCTTTTTCCCAATCAAACTCTGGCCCATTGCCCTCATCCTCATCTTCATTTTACGGTGGATGGGTATAAAATTGAAAGCAGGAAGAGTTCATGGTGAAGCCTAA
- a CDS encoding HdeD family acid-resistance protein, whose translation MSKKLSWLSIVAGVLSILAGFYLMANPALSLLSFAILFALIFMVNGISDIIKYFSADEKSGWDLFNGVMTVLLAIWLFSGTFFEKVTFIPFIFAFWALFTGVSKTIMSFEVKKVDKKLGSTLLWTGILGIISGIIMMGHPLMTGVIVTYTVAFVFIYQGIAAIVLYFKSKKA comes from the coding sequence ATGTCTAAAAAATTATCATGGTTGTCAATCGTAGCGGGTGTTTTATCCATTCTTGCAGGTTTTTATCTGATGGCCAATCCAGCCCTCAGCCTTCTGTCCTTTGCCATCTTGTTTGCCCTGATTTTCATGGTAAACGGTATTTCTGACATCATCAAATACTTCTCAGCTGATGAGAAAAGCGGTTGGGACCTTTTCAACGGTGTGATGACGGTTCTCTTGGCTATCTGGCTCTTCTCAGGGACCTTCTTTGAAAAAGTGACCTTCATTCCCTTCATCTTTGCTTTCTGGGCTCTCTTTACTGGTGTTTCCAAGACGATCATGAGTTTTGAAGTCAAAAAAGTGGACAAGAAGTTGGGCAGCACCCTTCTTTGGACCGGTATTTTGGGGATTATCTCAGGAATCATCATGATGGGTCACCCACTCATGACAGGCGTGATTGTGACCTATACCGTGGCCTTTGTCTTTATCTACCAAGGAATTGCGGCCATCGTTCTCTATTTCAAATCTAAAAAAGCATAA
- a CDS encoding ABC transporter ATP-binding protein, which produces MNKIIEFKDFTFKYNAQQEPTLLDINLTIYQGEKVLIIGPSGSGKSTLGHCLNGLIPNIYPGEMTGSLTIQGKAAFDMSIYDKSLLVSTVLQDTDGQFIGLSVAEDLAFALENDVEPLDVMKEKVADWAGRLELTDLLGHRPQDLSGGQKQRVSLAGVLIDESPILLFDEPLANLDPKSGQDTIDLIDRLHREEGATTIIIEHRLEDVLYRQVDRIVLVNHGRILYNGHPDELLKSNLLDENGIREPLYLSTLRYLGYPIQASSNLSTLWDLDLKEVNLSQLPVAHLEKQGKPVLLEVRNLQFSYPTKQVLKDINLTLHQGERLAIVGKNGAGKSTLAKALCGFVQAEGEMLWKGQSILDDSVKERAERIGYVLQNPNQMISQTMIFDEVALGLRMRGLAEEEVQIRVEEALKVCGLYPFRKWPISALSYGQKKRVTIASILVLNPEIILLDEPTAGQDKRNYTEIMDFLDQLNAKGHTIVMITHDMQLMLDYSDRAVVVLDGQIIADASPAQILTNPSLIRQANLKETSIFHLAERLGVDPLDLTAFYMDKERNKI; this is translated from the coding sequence ATGAACAAAATCATCGAGTTTAAGGATTTTACCTTTAAATACAATGCCCAGCAAGAGCCGACCTTGCTTGACATCAATCTAACCATCTATCAGGGAGAGAAGGTTTTAATTATCGGGCCATCAGGATCGGGCAAGTCAACTCTAGGCCACTGTCTTAATGGCTTGATTCCCAATATCTATCCCGGGGAGATGACCGGCAGCTTGACCATTCAGGGGAAGGCCGCTTTTGATATGTCCATCTATGACAAATCTCTTCTAGTCAGTACAGTTCTTCAGGATACGGATGGGCAGTTTATCGGTTTATCAGTTGCTGAGGATTTGGCCTTTGCCTTGGAAAATGATGTAGAACCGCTAGATGTTATGAAGGAGAAAGTGGCCGATTGGGCAGGGCGCTTGGAATTGACCGACCTCCTTGGTCACCGACCGCAGGATTTGTCAGGCGGGCAGAAACAACGAGTCAGCCTGGCCGGGGTCTTGATTGATGAGAGCCCCATTCTCTTGTTTGATGAGCCCTTAGCCAATCTCGATCCGAAGTCTGGTCAAGATACGATTGACCTGATTGACCGCTTGCATCGGGAAGAAGGGGCGACGACCATTATTATCGAACACCGGCTGGAAGACGTCCTTTATCGGCAGGTGGATCGGATTGTCTTGGTCAACCATGGACGCATCCTCTATAATGGACATCCAGATGAGCTTCTTAAGTCAAACCTACTGGATGAAAATGGTATTCGGGAACCCCTTTATTTGTCTACTCTGCGTTATCTGGGGTATCCTATTCAAGCATCCTCCAATCTATCCACCCTTTGGGATTTGGATTTGAAAGAAGTGAACCTATCTCAGCTGCCGGTTGCCCACTTGGAAAAGCAGGGTAAGCCAGTTCTTTTAGAAGTGCGGAATTTGCAGTTTTCCTATCCCACTAAGCAGGTGTTAAAAGATATCAATCTGACGCTTCATCAGGGAGAACGTCTAGCGATTGTCGGTAAAAATGGTGCAGGTAAATCGACTCTAGCCAAGGCACTTTGTGGCTTTGTACAGGCGGAAGGAGAGATGCTTTGGAAGGGGCAATCCATTCTGGATGACTCTGTGAAGGAGAGGGCAGAGCGGATTGGCTACGTCCTTCAAAATCCCAATCAAATGATTAGCCAGACTATGATTTTTGACGAAGTAGCCCTAGGTCTACGCATGCGAGGTCTGGCAGAAGAAGAAGTCCAAATTCGGGTGGAAGAGGCCTTGAAGGTCTGTGGACTCTATCCATTCCGTAAGTGGCCGATTTCTGCTCTTTCCTACGGACAGAAAAAACGAGTGACCATTGCCTCCATTCTGGTGTTAAATCCTGAGATTATCCTTCTGGATGAACCAACAGCCGGTCAGGACAAGCGCAATTATACAGAAATCATGGATTTCCTTGATCAGCTCAATGCTAAAGGACACACCATTGTCATGATTACCCACGATATGCAGTTGATGCTGGATTATTCGGACAGGGCAGTCGTGGTCTTGGACGGTCAAATCATTGCGGATGCCAGTCCGGCTCAAATTTTGACGAATCCATCGCTCATTCGTCAGGCCAATCTCAAAGAAACCAGTATTTTCCACTTGGCAGAACGCTTGGGCGTTGACCCACTGGATTTGACGGCATTTTACATGGATAAGGAGAGGAACAAGATATGA
- a CDS encoding TfoX/Sxy family protein yields MAYNQEAAKQIREELRRQLPPEVFEDEVAEKKMFGGLAFMVRGKMCICASGRDEVLVMARIGKKRQNALLPIAGVSVTIMRSRPCQGYIDLDKNACENLSFWVTQALGYNLELIKE; encoded by the coding sequence ATGGCTTATAATCAAGAAGCAGCAAAGCAGATTAGAGAGGAATTGAGGCGGCAACTACCTCCAGAAGTCTTTGAAGATGAAGTGGCTGAAAAAAAGATGTTTGGCGGTTTGGCATTTATGGTGCGTGGGAAGATGTGCATTTGTGCCAGCGGACGTGATGAGGTTCTGGTCATGGCTCGTATTGGTAAGAAGAGACAAAATGCGCTTCTTCCAATAGCCGGTGTCTCTGTTACCATCATGAGGAGCAGGCCCTGTCAAGGCTATATTGATCTGGATAAAAATGCCTGCGAGAACCTGTCTTTTTGGGTGACCCAAGCCCTTGGATATAATTTAGAACTAATAAAGGAGTAA
- a CDS encoding potassium channel family protein, with protein MKANLKKKKPLQVLWHIVKVTHFSKFILSFVCYLFLAALILLFTEPAIKTFGDSIWYSFVTSTTTGYGDIVVTTAIGRIVSVILSLYGLLFFGCLSGIVVTYYMEMNKLLPKEDDQK; from the coding sequence ATGAAAGCGAATCTTAAAAAAAAGAAACCCTTGCAGGTCTTGTGGCATATTGTCAAGGTAACCCATTTTTCCAAGTTTATCCTGTCCTTTGTCTGTTATCTCTTTCTGGCAGCCCTGATCTTGTTGTTTACTGAGCCTGCCATCAAGACCTTCGGAGATAGTATTTGGTATTCTTTTGTAACCTCAACCACTACGGGCTATGGGGACATTGTGGTGACAACGGCTATCGGCAGGATTGTCAGTGTTATCTTGTCCCTCTACGGCCTCCTATTTTTCGGCTGTCTGTCAGGGATTGTGGTGACCTACTATATGGAGATGAACAAGCTCTTGCCCAAGGAGGATGACCAAAAGTGA
- a CDS encoding VOC family protein gives MKSQFTSLITVFPVKDVETSLAWYRRWLGESDSIPMEGIAEYQVTETAWLQLTQEEGNPTSLILGVDDINKVREDLVNKGLEPSDIMDWEVVLTCQIEDPDGHTISFAQEVI, from the coding sequence ATGAAATCACAGTTTACAAGCCTCATCACCGTCTTTCCTGTCAAGGATGTGGAAACAAGCCTAGCCTGGTACAGAAGGTGGCTGGGAGAGTCAGATAGCATTCCCATGGAAGGGATAGCTGAGTATCAGGTGACCGAGACTGCCTGGCTGCAACTGACCCAAGAAGAAGGAAATCCAACCAGCCTTATCCTGGGTGTAGACGATATCAACAAAGTACGAGAAGATCTTGTCAATAAAGGTTTGGAGCCGAGTGACATTATGGATTGGGAGGTCGTCTTGACCTGTCAGATAGAGGATCCTGATGGCCATACCATCTCCTTTGCGCAAGAAGTGATTTAG
- a CDS encoding helix-turn-helix transcriptional regulator, giving the protein MEEVAVYIQQHIHDGLSLEDLARQFHYSPYHLSRTFKKEMGYSIKEYMEALKIKGSIEHLVLNPQKITDTALDHGYSSPTTFSATFKRHTGLAPKKFIRESTLSYRILQAFLTQKEVLVHREKQVVTNNRLSVKLIYPDDYQPHISCVGLFKSRIPKENPIVGAAMSRVLTCVFDNVPNGSYYLLTCELLENLSFKQTYVLDENFRQGPDHMLHFSGDTQLHFELNMRRPIASDPPITMNVPRLVKQSLMDKLNSPFGKTREN; this is encoded by the coding sequence ATGGAAGAAGTGGCTGTCTACATCCAGCAGCATATCCATGATGGGCTCAGTTTGGAAGACTTGGCCAGGCAGTTTCATTACAGCCCCTATCACCTGTCGCGGACCTTTAAGAAGGAGATGGGCTATTCCATTAAGGAGTACATGGAAGCCCTAAAAATCAAGGGCAGTATTGAGCATCTGGTTTTGAACCCTCAGAAAATCACAGACACCGCCCTAGATCACGGTTACTCCAGTCCGACCACATTTTCAGCAACCTTTAAGCGCCATACAGGCTTGGCCCCAAAAAAGTTTATCAGAGAATCTACCCTGTCCTATCGAATTTTGCAGGCTTTTTTGACCCAAAAAGAGGTACTGGTTCACCGTGAAAAACAAGTTGTGACCAATAATCGCTTGTCTGTTAAACTGATTTACCCAGATGATTATCAGCCCCATATCAGCTGTGTCGGCCTGTTCAAGTCTCGCATTCCCAAGGAAAATCCGATTGTTGGGGCAGCCATGAGCCGAGTCTTGACCTGCGTTTTTGACAATGTTCCAAACGGCAGCTACTATCTGCTGACTTGCGAACTCTTGGAGAACTTGTCCTTCAAACAGACCTATGTCCTGGATGAAAATTTTCGTCAGGGTCCAGACCATATGCTCCACTTTTCTGGCGATACCCAGCTTCATTTTGAACTGAACATGCGCCGCCCCATCGCAAGTGACCCACCCATCACCATGAATGTACCGCGTTTGGTAAAGCAGAGCTTGATGGACAAATTAAACTCTCCATTTGGAAAAACTCGTGAGAACTAG